One genomic segment of Actinomycetota bacterium includes these proteins:
- a CDS encoding ROK family protein, giving the protein MRIGVDLGGTKIEAVALGDDGQDVARHRVTTPRHDYAASIRTIAELVERLEGETGRRGTVGIGMPGTHSPVTGLIKNANSVWLNGRPFSRDVSDALGRDVRCANDANCLALSEATDGAGADAEVVFAAIVGTGTGAGVAIGGRILTGRNGVGGEWGHNPLPWARHDEIPGPACWCGRHGCVETWLSGPGLERDHRAATGRRSDAESIVAAAEAGDTDADASLRRYEDRLARALASVVNVVDPDVIVLGGGMSNVDRLYSAVAQRLAGWVFGGEVTTPVRRAAHGDASGVRGAAWLWPPSEG; this is encoded by the coding sequence ATGCGGATCGGGGTCGACCTCGGCGGGACCAAGATCGAAGCGGTCGCGCTCGGTGACGACGGCCAGGACGTCGCCCGCCACCGCGTCACCACCCCCCGCCACGACTACGCCGCCAGCATCCGCACCATCGCCGAGCTGGTGGAACGCCTCGAGGGCGAGACCGGCCGTCGCGGCACGGTCGGCATCGGCATGCCGGGGACGCACTCGCCCGTGACGGGCCTGATCAAGAACGCCAACTCGGTGTGGCTGAACGGACGGCCCTTCTCCCGCGACGTCAGCGATGCGTTGGGCCGCGACGTGCGCTGCGCCAACGATGCCAACTGCCTGGCCCTGTCAGAGGCCACCGACGGCGCTGGCGCCGACGCCGAGGTGGTGTTCGCGGCGATCGTGGGCACCGGCACCGGCGCCGGAGTGGCGATCGGCGGCCGCATCCTGACCGGGCGGAACGGGGTCGGCGGCGAGTGGGGCCACAACCCCCTGCCGTGGGCGCGCCACGACGAGATCCCCGGACCCGCCTGCTGGTGCGGCCGGCACGGCTGCGTCGAGACGTGGCTGTCGGGTCCCGGCCTCGAACGCGACCACCGCGCCGCCACCGGCCGTCGCAGCGACGCTGAGAGCATCGTCGCAGCCGCGGAAGCCGGTGACACCGACGCCGACGCCAGCTTGCGCCGCTACGAGGACCGCCTGGCCCGCGCGCTGGCGTCGGTGGTGAACGTCGTGGACCCCGACGTGATCGTCCTGGGCGGGGGCATGTCCAACGTCGACCGGCTCTACAGCGCCGTCGCTCAACGGCTGGCGGGATGGGTGTTCGGTGGGGAGGTCACCACCCCCGTCCGCCGCGCGGCGCACGGCGACGCCAGTGGCGTCCGCGGCGCTGCCTGGCTGTGGCCACCCTCGGAGGGCTGA